The Apostichopus japonicus isolate 1M-3 chromosome 6, ASM3797524v1, whole genome shotgun sequence genome contains a region encoding:
- the LOC139968750 gene encoding glutathione S-transferase-like produces MPSYKLTYFNVKGRAEPTRYMFALAGVDYEDERIGGDAWKALKATLPLGQMPLLYVDGKVFPQSNAIHRYVASELGFYGDTALERLEVDVIMETGLELSPKVAGIFAESDDAKKAELKKQLKEEHIPKTLEKLEKLLKENNGGKGWFVRDKITLADIGVFNMFFDFLPVVLGEQIDLSKFAGVKGVIDRLAAEPKIKNYIDTRPKTTM; encoded by the exons ATGCCTTCGTATAAACTAACATACTTTAACGTCAAGGGACGTGCTGAGCCTACCCGTTACATGTTCGCCCTTGCTGGGGTCGATTACGAAGATGAACGTATAGGGGGAGATGCATGGAAAGCGCTGAAAGCAA CATTACCTCTCGGTCAGATGCCATTATTGTATGTCGACGgcaaagtttttccacaaagTAACGCCATCCATCGTTATGTCGCCTCCGAACTCG GTTTCTATGGCGACACAGCCTTGGAGAGACTCGAAGTTGACGTCATAATGGAGACTGGACTTGAGTTGTCACCAAAAGTAGCCGGTATCTTCGCCGAGAGTGATGATGCCAAAAAG GCAGAGCTGAAGAAACAACTCAAGGAGGAGCACATTCCAAAAACTCTAGAAAAGTTGGAGAAACTGTTGAAAGAGAATAACGGTGGAAAGGGTTGGTTCGTACGAGACAAG ATAACCCTGGCCGACATCGGCGTGTTTAACATGTTTTTCGACTTCTTACCGGTCGTGCTCGGAGAGCAGATTGATCTCTCGAAGTTCGCTGGTGTTAAGGGTGTCATAGACCGATTAGCAGCTGAACCTAAGATTAAAAACTATATTGATACACGACCAAAGACCACAATGTAA